From one Amycolatopsis sp. FDAARGOS 1241 genomic stretch:
- a CDS encoding serine/threonine-protein kinase: protein MSQQPRIIAERYELTMPIGRGGMGEVWAAYDTRLDRTVALKILRPEISADDTSGRGLIARFRREARLTARLEHPGVPAVFDVGAHEGQLFLVMQLVNGLDLADFIATKGPFPVEWSAAIGAQIAAVLAAAHAVSLVHRDLKPRNIMVANGGTVVVLDFGVAALLDPDITRVTMVGEAVGSPAYLAPEQLTSANISPRSDLYSLGCVLHELISGEPVFKANTPAALMYAHLQETPRPLRDCRPDVPEPLERLILDLLAKDPENRPESAVDVYTALLPFVPRPTEGLDPAEQSDPVDPTRPYRFPLAPRPTARRTSVAVPQAAAEQNAAEIRERAAELAEEGRLTQAAGLLGGYLRDNPDDRGVRFQYANTLFLGGDYRTALPVYDRLAEDLARSAGGPTDDAVYCRFQAANCLAELGELTEALRGLRSVVTTEENRGAGDGELARDTRKQVAGLLAATGDYRGALLELEALLERVEGQLGPSHDEAADLRNRVAMLRRAIGDGS, encoded by the coding sequence GTGAGCCAGCAACCGCGGATCATTGCAGAGCGCTACGAACTGACGATGCCGATCGGGCGCGGGGGAATGGGCGAAGTCTGGGCCGCCTATGACACCCGCCTCGACCGGACCGTCGCGCTGAAGATCCTCCGCCCGGAGATCTCCGCGGACGACACCTCCGGGCGGGGGCTGATCGCACGGTTTCGGCGGGAAGCGCGGCTCACGGCACGCCTCGAGCACCCGGGAGTGCCCGCGGTGTTCGACGTCGGTGCGCACGAGGGGCAACTTTTCCTCGTCATGCAGCTGGTGAACGGGCTCGACCTGGCTGACTTCATTGCCACGAAGGGTCCTTTCCCCGTCGAATGGTCGGCGGCGATCGGCGCACAGATCGCAGCGGTGCTGGCGGCCGCGCACGCTGTTTCCCTCGTGCACCGGGACCTCAAGCCGCGCAACATCATGGTGGCAAACGGCGGGACCGTCGTCGTGCTCGATTTCGGTGTCGCCGCGTTGCTCGATCCGGACATCACCCGGGTCACGATGGTGGGCGAGGCAGTCGGCAGTCCGGCGTACTTGGCCCCTGAGCAGCTGACCTCTGCGAACATCAGCCCGCGGAGTGATCTCTACTCCCTCGGCTGTGTGCTGCACGAACTGATCTCGGGCGAGCCGGTCTTCAAAGCGAACACGCCCGCTGCGCTGATGTATGCCCACCTGCAGGAGACCCCGCGGCCGCTCCGGGATTGCCGGCCGGACGTGCCGGAACCGCTCGAACGGCTCATCCTCGACCTGCTGGCGAAGGACCCGGAGAACCGCCCGGAGAGTGCCGTCGACGTCTACACCGCGCTGCTGCCGTTCGTTCCCCGGCCGACCGAGGGCTTGGATCCTGCGGAGCAATCGGACCCCGTCGACCCGACCCGGCCCTATCGATTTCCGCTGGCTCCCCGTCCGACGGCGCGAAGGACCTCGGTGGCCGTGCCGCAGGCGGCTGCCGAGCAGAACGCCGCGGAGATCCGGGAACGCGCAGCTGAGCTGGCCGAGGAGGGCCGGCTGACCCAGGCGGCAGGCCTGCTCGGCGGCTACCTTCGCGACAACCCGGATGACCGAGGCGTTCGGTTCCAGTACGCCAACACGCTGTTCTTGGGCGGCGACTACCGAACCGCGCTGCCCGTCTACGACCGTCTGGCGGAGGATCTCGCGCGCAGCGCGGGCGGCCCGACCGACGACGCCGTGTACTGCCGGTTCCAAGCCGCGAATTGCCTTGCGGAACTAGGCGAGTTGACCGAGGCGCTGCGCGGGCTGCGAAGTGTCGTCACCACAGAAGAGAACCGCGGCGCCGGCGACGGCGAGCTGGCACGGGATACCCGGAAACAGGTGGCCGGCCTTCTTGCTGCGACGGGCGATTACCGAGGAGCTTTGCTCGAGCTCGAAGCTCTGCTCGAACGAGTGGAAGGTCAGCTCGGCCCCAGCCACGACGAGGCCGCAGACCTGAGGAACCGGGTTGCGATGCTGCGCCGCGCGATCGGGGACGGGTCCTGA